Proteins encoded within one genomic window of Arachis ipaensis cultivar K30076 chromosome B08, Araip1.1, whole genome shotgun sequence:
- the LOC107611005 gene encoding uncharacterized protein LOC107611005, whose amino-acid sequence MTFSSVIPYIFTYFLLFTYFLLERRSAFADSISRFQELAKQFEDQFATFLIYLHDSEYLNTIKQGQHESLKDYITRFNKVVMSIPDLHPEVHLHAIKSSLRPKKFQKTITIAKPKTLDEFCEKAKGQMEIEELRQAQKLERTSYGKEEDKGRDSKKTSRLVSRYKSYTQFNAKREDIIKEILNSKLIKPPWKAGSYQDIKNVDKLKYCAFHQKYGQTTDKCVIAKDLLERLAWHGHLDKYIGGHIDESIFFDVFWLDWDGL is encoded by the exons ATGACATTCTCTTCAGTAATCCCTTACATATTCACTTACTTTTTACTATTCACTTACTTtttacttgagcgtcggagtgcctttgcag ATTCCATCTCTCGCTTTCAAGAACTCGCCAAGCAGTTTGAAGATCAGTTTGCTACTTTCTTAATCTACCTCCACGATTCCGAATATCTAAACACTATAAAGCAAGGACAACACGAAAGCTTGAAAGATTACATCACTCGTTTCAACAAGGTCGTGATGAGCATTCCAGATCTCCACCCAGAAGTACACCTACACGCCATAAAAAGCAGCCTCCGTCCTAAAAAGTTTCAGAAAACCATCACAATAGCGAAGCCGAAAACCCTAGATGAATTTTGCGAGAAGGCCAAGGGCCAAATGGAAATTGAGGAATTAAGGCAAGCACAGAAATTGGAGAGAACATCGTACGGTAAAGAGGAGGACAAAGGCCGGGATAGCAAGAAGACTTCCCGATTAGTATCACGTTATAAATCCTATACACAATTCAATGCCAAACGAGAAGACATCATCAAGGAAATACTGAACTCAAAGTTAATTAAACCTCCTTGGAAAGCGGGCTCTTATCAGGATATAAAGAATGTTGATAAATTAAAATACTGTGCCTTCCACCAGAAATACGGGCAAACCACCGATAAATGTGTCATCGCCAAAGACCTACTTGAGCGATTAGCTTGGCATGGCCATTTAGACAAATACATCGGTGGTCatattgatgagtccatatttttcgatGTATTTTGGCTTGATTGGGATGGATTGTAg